Proteins encoded together in one Impatiens glandulifera chromosome 1, dImpGla2.1, whole genome shotgun sequence window:
- the LOC124919826 gene encoding protein HEADING DATE 3A-like, translating into MPRDTNPLVVGRVVGEVLDPFVRSIDLRVIYNTREVANGCEFRPSQVVNQPRVDIGGDDLRTFFTFVMVDPDAPSPSNPTLREYLHWLVTIIPATTGVSFGQEVVCYESPRPTMGIHRFAFILFQQLGRQTVYAPGWRQNFNTRDFAELYNLGLPVAAVYYNCQRETGSGGRRR; encoded by the exons ATGCCAAGGGACACCAATCCTCTTGTTGTTGGGAGGGTTGTGGGGGAAGTATTGGACCCTTTCGTTAGGTCTATCGACCTTCGAGTTATTTATAACACGAGGGAAGTCGCAAACGGTTGCGAATTTAGACCCTCCCAAGTTGTCAACCAGCCTAGGGTTGACATTGGTGGTGATGATCTTAGGACTTTCTTCACTTTC GTTATGGTGGATCCAGATGCTCCTAGCCCAAGCAACCCAACCCTGAGGGAATACTTGCATTG GTTGGTCACTATTATCCCAGCCACCACAGGAGTTAGTTTCG GACAAGAGGTCGTTTGCTATGAGAGTCCACGCCCGACTATGGGAATCCACCGTTTCGCATTCATACTTTTCCAGCAGCTAGGAAGGCAGACGGTTTACGCTCCTGGATGGCGTCAAAACTTTAACACTCGAGATTTTGCTGAGCTCTACAATCTGGGCCTCCCTGTAGCCGCAGTCTATTACAACTGCCAGAGGGAAACTGGCTCTGGCGGCCGAAGGCGATGA